In Osmerus eperlanus chromosome 17, fOsmEpe2.1, whole genome shotgun sequence, a single genomic region encodes these proteins:
- the ndufa5 gene encoding NADH dehydrogenase [ubiquinone] 1 alpha subcomplex subunit 5 yields the protein MAGILKKTTGLVGLAVSHNPHERLRVLYSKILASLQTMPQDAAYRKYTEQLVNHRFNLIKTELDVKKLEQKINCGQIEEVIAQAEFELSLSRKMAEWKPWEPLIEEPPPNQWKWPI from the exons ACTACTGGTTTGGTGGGCCTGGCGGTATCGCATAATCCGCATGAG CGTTTGAGGGTCCTCTACAGCAAAATCCTGGCCTCCCTGCAGACTATGCCCCAGGACGCTGCCTACAGGAAATACACAGAGCAGCTTGTCAACCACCGTTTTAACCTTATCAAGACG GAGCTGGATGTCAAGAAGCTGGAACAGAAGATTAACTGTGGTCAGATAGAGGAGGTCATAGCACAG GCTGAGTTTGAGCTCTCTCTGTCCAGAAAGATGGCAGAGTGGAAACCATGGGAACCCTTGATCGAGGAGCCCCCACCCAATCAGTGGAAGTGGCCCATCTAA